The Rhinoraja longicauda isolate Sanriku21f chromosome 15, sRhiLon1.1, whole genome shotgun sequence genome includes the window gatcctgactacgggtgctgtactgtacggagtttgtatgttctccccgtgttctcttcggttttctcccacactacaaagacgtacaggtttgtaggttaattggctgggcaaatgtaaaaattatccctagtgggtgtaggatagtgttaatgtgcggggatcgctgggcggcgcggacccggtgggccgaagggcctatttctgcgctgtatctctaaatctaaaaaaatattttttttaaatctaaagaATTTagtaaacttctaatttaattgatcagccaatccacatgatcactcctatcctgccttcctctgacgagtTTGggggtatgcgcttcactgattgcctgctagcgtccctttagcactctttttaaacggactttaacctgcaattaacacttactttctttcagccaacggtcgtccttgctcctgctctcctgacctttacctaaaattagagaattcaatgttcatactgttcggTTGTAAACTCCGTGTGGAATGTGAGGTGctccaatttgcacgtggctTTGATCTGGCATTCGAGgacacctttctggcctgggcctcttccattgccagagtgagcccacgtgcaaattggaggaatgtcaccttgtattccacttgggtaccttacaacaCAACAGTATGAACGATGAATCCTCCGATTTTAGGTAGCTACACtactaacacccccccccccccccccacactcacctttTTCCTTCTCTATTCCATGTACCCCACCTGGATGTGTACCCTTTTCTCCTTCTGCCTATAATCCTTCCTCTAGTTTCACATTTCATGCATTTTCCGCACCTATCTCCTTGCCTCACATTTTttatgtcttttcatctctggccttagtcCAATCATTGTGAATAACAAATGCCCTCTTGCCTGTATCCGacgatcatttgccaggctttttttgctatccagcatctgcagccttttttgtccaaagttttacacagctgcaacatgacttcctgatttttATACTCCGTGCCCAAATGAAAGTAAGTATGTCATATGTCTTCTTTAACACCCTATCAATTTAGGAGAATTATGACTTGCACCCCACGATCCTACTGTAGATAAATGATCCTTCGTGTCCTGCCATTTTATTGTGACTTTTTTTGTTGCGTTTGACCTGCCATAACGCATCATCTCACACACTTGTCCATGTTAAATTCTATCTACTGTTCCCCCTCCCAACTGATCTATATGCTACTGTAGCATTTATCAACCTTCATCATATTATTTATTGAGCACTTTTTTGATAGCTCTCAAATGTTATTATTATGTTGTTTTCTTTCAACAAAACAAAGGAATTATTTTTTCAGTAATGGTATTGAGGAGCATGGGCAGGACAGGAGTGTGGACTCAAGAAAAGTTGGAGTAGCCATGAATGACAGCAGGGTCGAGAAGCTTAATGGACTACTCTTGTTCTTTTTTCTTATGGGTTACTAGCATTGTATAAAACTGTAATAAATTATCCTAAATCTAAGAATAATGATGATTTGGATATTTTCAAATATCTAATATTTGGATATTTTACTTGTACCCCGTGCATTTTTTTAAACCATGACATATTAAATCACAGTACAGAATTCAGAACTTGAAGTGACCCAAGTATTTCCAGAGAAAGGAAACATGGGTAAAGTTCTCCCAGAATATCTCAGCAACTGGACAACTGAGAAAGTAAGGAAAGGTAAAGATCTTTCATTGTTATTTTTGTGGAAATTATTTTGAAGTGTTTTGATTGACGGTAGACATTTATTGTTTTGATCTTAAACATTGGAATTTACATAAGCATGCCAACAGTAAATCTTTTGCAACACAGAATATTTGGCTAATCTTAATCTCAAACTATTAAATTGCAATTTTGTACAGTCAATGTCTGTTAAATTGAGAATCAATATAAATagagaacatttttaaaaatcaaataaaGTCCCAAATATATAGAGCAATTTATCACAGATTAAAACATCCTGTTTATGACCCTTTCCTTCCTCCCACTCCCTATGAAGATTTTCAGTATTTTGGTGGAAATATTACTGGTTTAACAGATGTTTACATTTGAATTGTATTTTATTCAGCACAGTTCTATTTGCAGTGAAGGTACTTTGAATATGGTTCTTTTGAGTATAATTAATATATAGCCTCTACTGTAAGTTAAATGGTAGTAATCCGACTGCATTATTGAAGTAAGACAAGTTTATTTAAAGTTGTCAACACTTATTTACCTAGAAACTGAAGAAGGTCTATTCTTCAATATTTTTCAATAAATTAAATTGTGGCCAACCAGCATCTGAACTTGATCTCCCTCTCAGTTCAGCAGCAATTAAGTAGCCGTCATCAAACAAAAATCTAATTTATGGATCTTTCATTAACCTGGCAACATTGGTCCTCTGCAGATATCCAGATATATCCTTTTTCAAAAATTAGTTTCTGACGTGAACATTGGAGGGTTTAGCTCTAATTTCTTTTCttgcccccctccaccccttgtaGTCTCTCCCATCTGCTAATTATGGtctgaccctaaccctaatccTATGTAAATAACTTGTTTCTTTCCTGCTCCATACCTTTTTTTGTACCTGATAATAGCTTTTAGTGATTTCTGCATAGATTCCCAGATCTCTGCCCTTCTGCAGTTCAGAGCATGATAGCATTTTGAAGATTTTGTAttgttttgcctcacattttcacACATTAAATTCTGTTTACCACAGTCTTGCCCAAACATTTAGCCTATCAATGCACCATTGGAATTAATTGCTGCGTGTGCAACACTTACTATGCCATCGTATCTTCATGCCCTCAATGTCGGATCCTTCATTTTCACTTGGGTCTTGGGTTCACTGTACAGATTGCCCCTTCAGTTCCTATCTggtcctttttttttctttttttttcagtgtTCAGGCTCTCGTCTTTAACATAGTTATGAAATGCTTTGGCATTTTCCTTAACTTTGTGTGCTTGTGTTATTTTATGCTCCTTTTCCTTTTCttggtttttgttttaaatgactCCCTACAACTTGTATGCACCTGCAGGGCCTCCCTGACTTTTCAGTTCTCTACATCTGCCATATGCACTTTTTATCCAATTCTCGATAATCCTCAAAATAAGATCCTGGATGACAAGGAATATGGAGGCACGaacaactgaagatgctggaatctttagcaatGAATCAAAATAGTGAAAAAAATCATGTCAgagagcatcagtggagggaatcaacaggcaacattttgggttgggacccttcttcagattctgaccAGTCTAAAGcgtgaaacgttgtctgtccattccttcccttgagagacacaaaatgctgcagtaactcggcgggacaggcagcatctctggagagaaggaatgggtgacgtttcgggtcgagccccttctttagATCTTTTTCccttgatgctacctgaccagctgagttcctccagcaatttgttttatgCTCAAGGAACATTGAGGTTTGAATAAAGGTGCGTACTTTTATCTGCATGTAAAAGATAACCTTCCTGATTCAGCAGTGCAGCACCAAGGCTTCTGATGACATAATTGTGAAACAAGTGGGTCAAACAAGCTCTTGTTGTGAAACTCTTTTGATAACCCTTTGGCATTCAGAAAAGATGCAAAacaatttaaaatgaaaaaaaatcttttacatgttgattttttttttttgtgaaaaattTAGTTGAAGTAGTTGAAATGGTTGAAGGATTCCTGCAAACTCAATCTAAAATAAATTATCTGTTCTTTTTAAGTATAACATTTTCATTAAAGTTAATGAGCTTGTGGATTTGTGCAGGATTTGAGAGTAAATCTTCTATGCTAAGTTCAATGTAATACTTGCTCCACACTTGAACACATGATTGAACTGCAGATAAATCTTGGTTATTAAGTTAGATTTCCGTATTAAAATGAAACTTTGTTTCCTGTTTTAGAGGGTGTGAATGTCATGCCCAATGTACTTGTGAAATCTGCCAAGTATGAAGATAATAAAGTTGTTCTGCTCCTCAAGCAAGGCCAAACTGTAAGTATTTTTAATATAACTTTGAATATGAAGTATTTAAATATATTACCCTTATTAACCAAATTCCCAGTTAAGCTAGCCAGAACTAATTGGCTTATTGTTTACAGATAAAGACTGATCATGTCATTGCTGCAGTGGGACTTGAACCTTGTGTGGAATTAGCAAAGTCAGCAAGGTTGGAGTTGGATTCTGATTTGGGTGGATTCAGGGTGAACGCAGAGCTGCAAGCACGTTCAAACATATGGGTGGTAAGTACATACGTCATTTTCAAAAACATCTTTTAACATTTATTATTCAAAGAACTGTTATTGCGACGGTCTACATTTTAAGTTTCAAAATACCAAGATCAGTTCCACAGTAGCCTTCCTCATCATTGTATGTATTTTTTTCTTCCATAAATTTACAACTTTTCCAGTAAAATTATTAAATGGAGTATGAATGCTAACTTTCCTACAATTAAAATTGTCTATACAATATATGTACAATGTATGATAATTATGGTATGCCTTTGGCTGCATAGCAAATATGTTTGTTTTGTAACCCCACAGGCTGGAGATGCTGCATGTTTTTATGACCTCAAATTGGGTAGAAGGCGTGTAGAGCACCACGATCATGCTGTAGTGAGTGGCAGATTGGCTGGAGAAAACATGACTGGAGCTTCAAAGCCATATTGGCATCAGTCTATGTTTTGGTATGAATTCACTCGGTATCGTCTTTCACTTGACGAATATCTAAACGTAAACAATAGAATAACTGTCAGTGGGTGACTAATTTTTTACAATATCAAATGTTCATCAAGTTTAACTAATTCTTGCTGTTGCAGGAGTGACTTGGGTCCTGATGTGGGTTATGAAGCCATTGGTATTGTGGACAGTAGTTTGCCTACTGTGGGAGTATTTGCAAAGGGAACTGCAAAAGATACCCCCAGAGCTGTGACAGAAATGACTGGTAAGTTGCAGTATATTTTGTAAATGAAGATGAATCTTGCTAATTTTGCTGATAGTAAAGATCCATCTTTCTCCATCACTTATTCCATTAAAAAGTCGTTGACCTTGAATGCTAATTCTGTTTCTCTATTCACCTCTGCAGTCTGACTTGCATattttgagcattttctgtttttttgttaaaTCTCCATCTTTGTTAGCATGGTTTACTTTTTAAGGGTCTTTTTGAATGTTTATATATTAAAACATAGTGAAACACAGTTGGGAAGAAAAAAGTTATATGTTAAATTAAATTAAGTTGGAGATGTTCAGTCTGGTTTTTAACTCAATGATTGTAGAAAATAACTGACATGCTTTGGCTGTTCCTTAACTGCTTGAACCAGCATTATTTGAAAGGAGAATATGCAGCCGTCAGCTAACCTATTATTGTTTCTTTAATGTCACTATGAAACTTAACTCCACACAATTCTTAAAGGTATGATGCTCAAATCAAAAATACCCTAAACTCATCCAGTTTAAGTGGTGCTGACTCAGAAACATAAGATCAGTGGTGTGTAAGCGAATGTTAAATAGCATGGCAGTAGATATACTCCAAATGGCATTAATGCCATAAGATAGAAAGACCACCAATATGCAGGGTCTGTTCTCAATATCCAACATTCATAGCCAGCTAAGGACTTTCTATGCAAATAGAAGCTGTTGCAACTTCAGTGGTGAAATGTAATGGATGTATGACAATTACATTGGGTATGGCATTTGTGAATTTTTCCATATGCCGTTCAGCATGTGTTTTGTTCATGAATGTAGGTACAGGAATCCGATCAGAAAGCGAAACTGAAACAGTTGCCACTTCTATAAGTGTGTCTGTCGCTGCTCCCACTGTGGCTCATCCACCTGCAGAAGGAGAGGACTATGGAAAAGGCGTCATCTTCTACTTGAGAGACAAAGTAGTCGTTGGAATTCTTTTGTGGAATATTTTTAACAGGATGCCTATTGCCAGAAAGGTTAGAGTTATAATTAAAAATTACTTGGAAACAAGATTTTTTTGTTGCGTTTTCACAGGCAGTCTTCATTTCATTCATGTAATCATGAATACCTTTTGCTACTTACCTCAATACTGCTTGCAGTTttgttgtcctggtcttttccaaAACTATCTTACTGTTGACGAACACATCTCGCAACAATGTGCCTTTAACCAAAATAATGACATTTTATTGACCTTTTATCTTCCTCTGTGGATGCTTCCTATTCCATACAACTCTGGCAATTTATGTAAATATATTTGTTGACGAAGAACAACTAAATTGTAAGTTTGTATCAAGACCCTCTTTATAACTTGGCTTCATAATAGTATCTGCGTGACTTCCATTGAGGTGGATCAAAGACTCCAGGTTCATCCAAGTTAGCTTCTCCTTTTCCCACAGTGACAAAATGATACTAACCTAAGTTGAGAACTACTACTTGTGACCATGGTGTGGTTATCATCAACCTTTATAGTCGAAAACATTATCGTACTCCAACACTTCCCCATTTTCTGTCACCAAGGGATTGCCTTCACAATGATGACCTAGCGAAACGGGACATATAGACGGtaatgtagagatatagaacaaagaaatgaaatatatgcaaaaaagtaatgatgatcaaggaaacagtccaattttagttgtgggctaggtgaaaattagTTATATAGACATTGAACtcaccaggacaacagtgaaattagtacaacaactagggtggggtGGAATAGggaaagaggggatgcaagggttacttaatgttagagaaatcaacattcataccgctggtttgtaagctacccaagtgaaatatgaggtgctgtccttcaatttgtgtatggcctcactctgacaatggaggaggcctaggacagaaaggtcagtatgggaagggcagTCAAACataccggttgccaaacactttaactccccttcccattcctatactgaccttgcTGtcgtgggcatcctccattgtcagagtgaggctaaacataaattgaaggaacagcacgtcatatttcacttgggcagcttgtaacccagcggtatgaatattgattcatcaagtaacccttgcatatcatcgctctctctctctctctctctctctccccctctccctctctccccctccctctctctctctctctctcccccccccccctccctccctccccaacccccaccctaatcgttgtactagtttcattgttgtcctggtgagtttcaatgtctctataactcgttttcacctagtccacactaacaagggactgtttccttgatcatcgttgctgttttgcatatctttcatttatttgttctatatctctataccGTCTATTTCCCGTTTCCctttccgctgactctcagtctgcggaagggtcttgacccaaagcgtcatccattccttctatccagagatgctgcctaagttactgaagcattttgtgtctatcttcggtgtaaaccagtatctgcagttccttcttgcacacatCCTCAAAATGCTGTTATTTTTAAGAACAGAATCATAGAATGGCAGCGGAGGAGAGATATTGAAAATGCATTAGGAATTACTTCCTCAAATTTTCCAAATTATCTCCTCCCATGTTTTATTCTTCTAATGCATTTTATCCTTTTTATATACAGGTCATTAAAGATGGTGAAGAGCATGATGACCTCAATGAAATTGCAAAGTTGTTCAACATTCATGATGATTAGAATGACCAGAGTTTAACTGTATATAAGAGTCTagaaattttttttaaactgtaaacACATTTTGTGTCCAAAATCAAGAGCTTGAATTCTCAGAATGTAAGTAATATTTTGTGAGTTTCCAGATGATCTAAAATGCAAATGATTTGTACCATGTGCACAGTGATTAAGATTTTCTGaactaaatattaaaaataatgtaaaaatggcatttaaaaaatcttaatTTTATGAGCAATATTTGAGTTTTAATTCAGTTATGTTTTCGGCTGTGGGAACTAACCAAACTAGTATTAATTGAGGATATAATTTGACCAGATTGCTCAGAAAAGTTGGCTCACTTTTTGAATGGTGCCACGTGATTTGTTTCATTCCATTAAGAGATATATTCTCTGCCAGTATATAAAAGCTATGGTGTCACTCAAGATTATGGTGCTTGCATCACGAGTTAATTCAGATGAGAATGTtgacatattttttttaattttctacaCTTACTTTTCTGGACCCTGAGGTTTATAGCATTCATATGACAATTTAGTTGCTTTGATTATTGAAGACGACAGACAATCTCATAATTTCCATGGGGCCTTGAAAGCAGGGACAACTGAATGATATTAGAAAAACTTTGTTTTCACTGGATGTTCTTGTAGAGAATGGTTATTAGAATATGCTGATAAAATATCTCCCTGTAATCTACATTGTGTGGCCACATGAGGGAGCCAGTCTAGTCGTGAAAAAGACCTAATCTCAGCACTGAACTGCAAACCTCATTTATTCCATATTCACCAGGGGttccgtggggggggggagagatttggAGTACCGCTGTCCTCTTCTATAGACTCTCCTTACCCTGCCTGATGTTTCTGGCATTTTGTTGTCAATTAATTTACTAGTGTCTGCAGCATTTAATTTCTACAATcggaataaaaattaaaatgaatcaTGCTGCAGTTGGACAAATGGAAATAATGCAATATTACATCGTGAGAGGAAGTTGTTGGTTTCAGTTAATGCTCTTCATGAAATACAATATAATTATATATTCCCgtccaacaaaaaaaaagattttccccTCTTTTCCACCCCCCGCTCAATTTAAAGGTAGGagttcaaaaattaaaaaattggagACATTGTCTGTGGAGTTATGGTGATTGTGGGGAATTCCAGCTGTCCAGAATTTGTCTGTAGAACACTGGAGTTGGCTACCTAGAAAAGATCTGAAAACTTTTAGGTGCATGCTGCTAAATCGTAAATAGAGTCACTTGTGTCTGTGTCCTGCAGTTCTGCTCTATCTGCCCCTAACCCCAGATACGATAGAATTCTcgtgatccttgtcttttaccCTTCCAGCCCACACGTTATCCTCCAAcattcccaccaccagtcacatcttcttgTCACCATCGCTTTTGTAGAGATAACTCCCTGCGCAAGTCCTTGgttcacttatcccttcccacctaacctGCCGTCTTATCCAgtcctttcccctgcaaccacgggGGTTGTAACATCTGTCccaaattgactgggtaaatgtaaaaattgtcccta containing:
- the aifm1 gene encoding apoptosis-inducing factor 1, mitochondrial isoform X5, which encodes MSSGLSRNSNSNLMYFFIVGGTFIGGITYVYSTLQEDKERYKVRVAQMRLKSSEERKPEELSAKADASELPGSVKAEKLETEIEAATVEPVSARPDIPSHVPYLLIGGGTASFAAARSIRARDPGARVLIVTEEPDLPYMRPPLSKELWFSDDSSVTETLKFKQWNGKERSIYFQPPSFYVSPQELPFVENGGVAVLISTKVVNMDVRENKVRLDNDVEITYDKCLIATGGIPRNLPALERAGEEVQKRTTLFRKIEDFKSLEKISRNVKSIVIIGGGFMGSELACALGRRVQNSELEVTQVFPEKGNMGKVLPEYLSNWTTEKVRKEGVNVMPNVLVKSAKYEDNKVVLLLKQGQTIKTDHVIAAVGLEPCVELAKSARLELDSDLGGFRVNAELQARSNIWVAGDAACFYDLKLGRRRVEHHDHAVVSGRLAGENMTGASKPYWHQSMFWSDLGPDVGYEAIGIVDSSLPTVGVFAKGTAKDTPRAVTEMTGTGIRSESETETVATSISVSVAAPTVAHPPAEGEDYGKGVIFYLRDKVVVGILLWNIFNRMPIARKVIKDGEEHDDLNEIAKLFNIHDD
- the aifm1 gene encoding apoptosis-inducing factor 1, mitochondrial isoform X4, whose translation is MRLKSSEERKPEELSAKADASELPGSVKAEKLETEIEAATVEPVSARPDIPSHVPYLLIGGGTASFAAARSIRARDPGARVLIVTEEPDLPYMRPPLSKELWFSDDSSVTETLKFKQWNGKERSIYFQPPSFYVSPQELPFVENGGVAVLISTKVVNMDVRENKVRLDNDVEITYDKCLIATGGIPRNLPALERAGEEVQKRTTLFRKIEDFKSLEKISRNVKSIVIIGGGFMGSELACALGRRVQNSELEVTQVFPEKGNMGKVLPEYLSNWTTEKVRKEGVNVMPNVLVKSAKYEDNKVVLLLKQGQTIKTDHVIAAVGLEPCVELAKSARLELDSDLGGFRVNAELQARSNIWVAGDAACFYDLKLGRRRVEHHDHAVVSGRLAGENMTGASKPYWHQSMFWSDLGPDVGYEAIGIVDSSLPTVGVFAKGTAKDTPRAVTEMTGTGIRSESETETVATSISVSVAAPTVAHPPAEGEDYGKGVIFYLRDKVVVGILLWNIFNRMPIARKVIKDGEEHDDLNEIAKLFNIHDD